The following is a genomic window from Nymphalis io chromosome 23, ilAglIoxx1.1, whole genome shotgun sequence.
ATTATGAATGTTTATAAAGGTTTTATGCTCTCGGAACTATGGTTAATTCATCACTATTTTATTTACCATATAGTAGTAATAATCGTAGACAATTTGACTGTAGAATTACTTTCATAGTACAACACCGGTAAATGTCGTCGTGAACACCAATATGTCAATAATCAAtattgtcataataaataaccaaaaaattgtgttttaattgaaaatgtcgaaaatttgctacattttacaaaaaactatTGGTATCGTGCCTCGGACAGTTTTTCATTCGCACATATCAAACATAAATAGAACgtgttatgtaaaatttcacACAAACGTAACAAATCATGCTGTTAAGAAAACTACCACTGCCGCCGGAGGTACATTTACATCACTTGAATTtacttctatatatatttaatatatctatgGAACTGAGTTCACGAACACTGTCCATTTGATACAATTGAAGtcggtatttattaaaaacactattgtaaaggatttttcataaatgtactaataaataacaatattatcacCACCGTCCCTAGATACTTTGATGCCCTACAAAGTAGTTACTTCAATCATCTGTTATTCTGCTTACACGCAGCTTCGCATCATATATATACTatcaaagtataaataaaaaatattaacatgtcAAGGTGaaactagtataatataaaaactaaaaatattatgttttgttaaacaTTTGCCAGGTGTGCTGGGCTTGGGTAAAGGTAAGAAAAAACTAGGTAAGCTTGGAGCGATGGAAAAAAAAGAGCTGCCGGTGGAGACTGACCCAGAAAAATTAGTCAATTATGTGTGTGGatctaatatttatatcactGGAGAGGATGTTAAGGTGATTGCATAAGTTTTCActtttgctatttttaaaattatctttgtttCATTGAGGGCCAATGTTTAATCCACAGTTATGTTTGTAAcagttttaatttgatattttaacagttttttttatagagaaaTAATTGTCAACCATCAATTATACTTCTGGTAAAAATTAACtggtcattaaaaaaatcagcTCTAATTAGAAAGTActgataaaaatgtattaagaaaaaattatcaTGCTACTTGGCTTCTACTTTGGTCATTACATCCTATTTCTTAGTTATAGTTATTGTCTGCAGTGCCATCTATCATTTGGCATATTAATGACAGTTTTATTTGTCATTTCAGTTAAAGGAAGACAGCGAGTATCCAGACTGGTTATGGAGTCTACATACTGGCAAACCTCCAAGCATAGAGGAACTGGACCCTAATACCAAGCAGTACTGGCTGCGAGTGCGCGCCGCCGGCATGCGTAGAAATAACCGTCTACGATCTATGCGCAAGTTCTAGTGTGGCCAATAAAGAATATATGAAACATTAAGTATCTAGAAGAGACTTCATTACATAATTgtttcgatttaaatttattgaaatcaaacctgaaataaaagattatgtTAAGATTAGAGTTAAGTAGTAAATAAAGATGTTGTTGACATTAAactgtatttttcattttttttttaaaacatatttactcCACCGAGATACAAAAACGCAGATTTCGGAAagttttcttttgaaatattaacattactgAATTTTTCTTCTTAACAAAAATGACATGTTCATTTAATACTtacaatgattaatatttaaaaaaaaaatatgtattttacacAAAAGTTACAAAACAATTACTTAGAAGTAGACAATCTGAAGGAACCTACTAAGTTGCTGTTGTTTCATCCAACATATAACAGGCATTGTTCCGAGTCAACTCCAACCTCATACATCTGCACATTTTGGTATCACAGACAGTCCATAGTGTCCTCCTTAATAATCATGGGTGGCGCGTAGTCGCCGTGCTTCGTGCCGAACGAGTATGAGTAAGGGTTCTgcaacataaataaaaagttatagatgTTAAGACggaagaattatattattacttatatatattatactgttaGTGCAAAAGGTACGTCAAAATTAAACTCCAATTTAATCTTCGTACGAAGAAGGGGTAAAGAtatcattaatttcatataataagtcGTAGCTTAGTCTTTGTAATTACACATTTATTAACAAACCGCTATGCCAGTtcgttcattattattttaaataaacacaaaaaaaatattgtctccTGACGGCTATgcgtaatttgatattttaattgtcTATGACTGGTACGTGGGCTTACAATAGGTATTTATCgattaaatagaatttaaattagttGAAGTAACCTTCTTGGTGTTGTAGAGGTTAGGCGGGTAGGCGGCGGGGCCGGGAGTGCGTGTGGCGCGCCCCGCTCCCTCTGCCCGAGCTCCCAGCGTGTAGCGCGGGGATCTGAGAGAATGACtcttaatacttaaaaaaacattataagacTGTTATTTAGACCTGTCGTGATCTATGGTTCTGAATCTGAATGTTGGACAACAAAAGAAGAGGATGTTAAAAGAATACATGTGGCGGAGATGCGAATATTAAGAAGAATGTGCGGTGTAATTAGAGTAGACAAGATAAGTCACAAGTTTATCAGAGGAAGTATGAAAGTAGCACCAATAGATGAAAAGTTGAGAGTAATAGATTAGCATAGTATGGGCTTGTGATGAGGAGGGATGAAAAAAGAACGGTGATTAGTATGAATGTTAATAGATATAGGGAAGAGAGACCAGGGGAGGCCGAAGAAAGTGTGAATGGATTCCGTAAGAAAGGAATGTGTATGAGATGGGGGGGATAAGTATCGAGATGAAGAGTGACAGAGAGAACAGACAGAAAGAAGTGGAAGGAAAATACATGTGGTGCCGACCCCACTTAGCGGGATAAGGGCAGGAATAAGAAGAAGAgacgataacaaaaaaatagtttttaaaggTGCTCTCGCTATTACCTTAATCTCATAATTCTATAGGACGGCAAATAAAATCGACCCTATCGATCAGCAGCTAgactaacggctttacctgTTATCCGAAGCACTGACTTGTGGCACCAACAACCTTTATTGTAACACAAAGAATAAAATCTCATACAGAGATAAAATGGATGTTACACAAGTAGGTATGTATAAAAGGCGACCTTATTGTTTATATAGGGATCTCTTTCAGATAACTTTTGAGTAGAGGTGTGAGTGGAAATGTCCATATAAATTAGTTACCATAATTTCGTAACTCTAGGTTGCTACTAAAATTTTCTGGACAACAAACAAAACACAAAAGTTTTAGGCCCGATTTTGATGATCAGGACTCGAACCCGGGATATCTGCAGCCATACAAGCTAAGCACCATGCTATTGGCACGGTGGTATATAAacgttaaagtttattttatctaaacttATTTGTTAAAGATTTGTTATATTGACCTTGTTTTATACACATCAGCGTCTCTCTGGAAATATACAGCTGGTCCTGGAGACTTGGCCTTAAGATTGAAACCAACACGGGCCCCCATAGTATATGCCGGGGTGCCGGGGCCGAGCCGCAAGGCGTAAGCGTTAGACGCAGGGCCAGGCCGCTTGAGTGCAAAGCCGAGACGGGCGCCCATCGAGTATTGCGGCGCACGCGGCTCGCGTGTCGGCGGACAGCGCTCTGGAGCGTGCGCGCCAGGTCCGGGGGTTCGCAGTGTCGCGCGGGTGGGAAACCTGTGTGTAATAGTTAGTGTTCTTTGTCAGTATTATCTTGTACGTAGACTTACAGTTTAATTTCCTAAAaccttatataacttatttcaaACTGAGTTAGACAAAATctacaatatgatatttgaaaCGAATGTGTTTGGGGTTAAACCGGTAGTACTTGTACTGTAagacttaaaataaaaccattgaATATGTATTACTGGACAGATAGTGTATCtgtaattgcttttttattataaattgcctAAAACTTATTAAGTACTTACAATAAAACGTTGTGATATGATATGCGATATAAAATACATCCAACGCCATCTATTAATGaaacgataaattaaaat
Proteins encoded in this region:
- the LOC126777601 gene encoding 39S ribosomal protein L54, mitochondrial, whose amino-acid sequence is MSKICYILQKTIGIVPRTVFHSHISNINRTCYVKFHTNVTNHAVKKTTTAAGGVLGLGKGKKKLGKLGAMEKKELPVETDPEKLVNYVCGSNIYITGEDVKLKEDSEYPDWLWSLHTGKPPSIEELDPNTKQYWLRVRAAGMRRNNRLRSMRKF
- the LOC126777586 gene encoding outer dense fiber protein 3-like translates to MACKKPLGPGPGAYKLPTTVGFPSHDPSRYRNPMFSFGTNAGFRIKQLGPGPAYRIDRITREGLISSPAWSFGARFPTRATLRTPGPGAHAPERCPPTREPRAPQYSMGARLGFALKRPGPASNAYALRLGPGTPAYTMGARVGFNLKAKSPGPAVYFQRDADVYKTRSPRYTLGARAEGAGRATRTPGPAAYPPNLYNTKKNPYSYSFGTKHGDYAPPMIIKEDTMDCL